The genomic window GAACAGCCCACCCCGGTGGTGATGGTGTCCTCGCTGACCGAGCACAACGCACTCGTCACCCTGGAGGCGCTGGAGCTGGGCGCGGTGGACTACGTGCCGAAGCCGGGCGGGACGGTGTCGCTCAACATCGACGACGTCGCGGCCGAACTGGTCAGCAAGGTGCGCAGTGCCTCGGTGGCCCGGCTGAAACGGGCCGGCGGGCCGACCGGCCGAGCCCGGGCCCAGACCCGGCGGGTGGCGGACGCGCCGCCCCGGCGGGAGATCAGTGCCGCCGGCCTGGTGGACCTGGTGCTGATCGGTTCCTCCACCGGCGGCCCGGCGCTGCTGTCCGAACTGCTCCCGGCTCTTCCGGGCACGCTCGGCGCGCCGGTCGTGGTGGCCCAGCACATCCCGGCGTCGTTCACCGCGGCGCTGGCCCGCCGCCTCGACGAGATCTGCTCGTTACGGGTGCACGAAGTGGACCGGGTCATGCCGATCCAGCGGGGCAACATCTACATCGGCCGCGGCAGCGCCGACGTCGTGGTGGCGCGGCGCACCGACGGCCTGATCGTCAAGAGCGTCCCGTCCACCCCCGAGTACCGCTGGCACCCGAGCGTGGACCGGCTGGTCGCCTCGGCCCGGCGGTACCTCGACCCGCAACGGCTGGTGTGCGCCCTGCTCACCGGCATGGGCGACGACGGGGCCACCGAGATGGCCGCGGTCAAGGACGGCGGTGGCCGGACCATCGCCGAGGCGGAGGAGACGGCTGTGGTGTGGGGCATGCCCGGTGAACTGGTACGCCTGCGCGGGGCCACGGCCGTGCTGCCGGCGCACGAGATCGCCGGTCGGCTGACCGACTGGGTCCGCTGAGCGTCGCGAGGGAAGAGGTCGATCACGATGGGACTCGTTCGCAAACAGGCGCCGCAGCAGCCCGAGGAGGCGACGCCGGAACGGCCACCGGCCGAAGTGCTGCTGCGCCGGTTGGTCGATCCGGACGCGGATCTCCGGCGGGAGGCGGCGCTGGGCCTGGAGGGTGTCGCCGAGGCGGTTCCGGCCCTGCTTGCCCGAGTGGGCGCGGAGGACGATCCGCGGGTGCTGGAGTCGATCCTCACCACGCTCGCGGCGCACGACACCGACGAGGTCGCGGGCAGTTTGGCGGTCCATCTCGCGAGCGACGAGGCGGCCCTGCGCACCGCCGTCGCCGCGGCCCTGGCCACCATGCCCCGATCGGTCCCGGACCTGCTGCCGGCCCTGCTCGCGGCCCCGGACCACGACATCCGGGTGATGACCGCGATGGTCCTGGCCGACCTCCAGCATCCGGAGGCGCACGCCTGGCTGCTGCGGATGATCCAGGACGATCCGCATCCGAACGTGGTGACCGGGGCCGTCGACGCGTTGCTGCCGTCGGCCACCGCGGACGACATCCCGCTGCTGGAACACGCGGTGGAGCGGTTCCCGGACGACCCGTTTCTGCGGTTCACCGTACAAGCGGCCCTACCCGGTCTGTCCGGGACGGCGTGATGACGGCCACAGCGGCCGGAGCGGGACTCACCGACGCCGATTTCGCCCGGTTCTGCGAATACTTCTACAAACGCACCGGCATCCATTTCACGCCCGCGAAGCGGTACTTCGTCGACAAGCGGATCGACACCTGCATCCGCAACTCGCGGTTCGACACGTTCGCCAGCTGGTTCTCCGCCCTCCGCACCTCCGACCGGGGC from Actinoplanes derwentensis includes these protein-coding regions:
- the cheB gene encoding chemotaxis-specific protein-glutamate methyltransferase CheB — translated: MPTSVLVVDDSALMRRALKGIFTEAGDFEVFTARNGVDALEQMGRLRPDVVTLDVNMPEMDGLTCLAKIMEEQPTPVVMVSSLTEHNALVTLEALELGAVDYVPKPGGTVSLNIDDVAAELVSKVRSASVARLKRAGGPTGRARAQTRRVADAPPRREISAAGLVDLVLIGSSTGGPALLSELLPALPGTLGAPVVVAQHIPASFTAALARRLDEICSLRVHEVDRVMPIQRGNIYIGRGSADVVVARRTDGLIVKSVPSTPEYRWHPSVDRLVASARRYLDPQRLVCALLTGMGDDGATEMAAVKDGGGRTIAEAEETAVVWGMPGELVRLRGATAVLPAHEIAGRLTDWVR
- a CDS encoding HEAT repeat domain-containing protein is translated as MGLVRKQAPQQPEEATPERPPAEVLLRRLVDPDADLRREAALGLEGVAEAVPALLARVGAEDDPRVLESILTTLAAHDTDEVAGSLAVHLASDEAALRTAVAAALATMPRSVPDLLPALLAAPDHDIRVMTAMVLADLQHPEAHAWLLRMIQDDPHPNVVTGAVDALLPSATADDIPLLEHAVERFPDDPFLRFTVQAALPGLSGTA